GTTTGGCCGAGGCGGGTCAATCAAACTCAGCAGCGTATACCTCTttatcctcatcgtccgatgaatcGGAATCATATTCGACTATACGGGTGTTTGAACGATGGGACTTATAGGtattcttttctttcttaaaTTTGGTCTCTTGATTCAAAGCTTTAGCTTGAAGCTGATTAATAGAATAAAAACTCAAACCATCAAGCTTCTCTCTATAATTAGAACATAAACCCACAAGATCCAAATCAACCAAATCCTTTTCGGAAAGTGAAAAATTAAAGCATCAGTTCTTAATGTCTTTAAATTTCTTAAAGTACTCTTGGATAGACTCATCTCTACCCTGTCTAACTGATGTCAAATCTGTCAACTTAGTTTCATTATCCCCATtataaaagtgatcatgaaacttctGTTCTAATTCATCTCAAGAACGAATCGAGTTAGGAGTTaacgaagaaaaccaagaaaaagccgTTCCAGTCAAGGATAAAGAAAACATGCGAATGCGCAAAGACTTGCTAGAACCGACTTCTCCAAGTTGAGCAATATATTGGCTAATATGCTCCCAAGTAGATCGGTTATCATCACCGCTAAACTTGACAAAATCGGGAACACGCCAACCAGTGGGGTagggaatcaaatcaaaagcatcaacaTACGGCCTACGATATAGCCTACTCCTATCGGCAGATCCTCTTTCATCCTAGCAAGATCGGCCTCATAGTTACCCATGGTCATTTGGCCTAAACGATGTGTCGTGGGATCAGTAGTGGACATCGTTTGTGCGGCATACTGCAGATTGGCCCTAAgccaatcatcccaaacatccttGGGCAATGGTGGAGGAAAATGTGGTTCACCGTATGACTTCGTCGTATACGGCGGCACAAATTCCGCCAATTCTCACTCCGGGCTATAATCAGCCGAAGCAGGAGGAGGCGTGACTTGTGGCTGTGACACAGAACCGAGCACCATggcactggtctgaccggtctgactggtccgcCCGCCGGagcaccggtctgatcggtcggtgcgaccgatctgaccggttcagCCCTAGACGACCGAATTGAGCCCGGCGGGGGTGTCTGTCCCGCGAAGtaattcggcggcataccatactgATAATTCTCTGATGGTGCGGCCAAAAGACTAGGGTTACAAAAACAGTGGAATAATCATTAACAGTTTTCTTCCCCTTGTTTTGCATAGTCAAGTCGATAAGCATATCTGGTGTAAACTTTTGTGACTGCTCGAATCGACTCAAAAAGGCATCGGCAAACTGCTTGATAGAATCGAAGAACAAACTTACCTCGCTTGGAGTGGAAACAGACGAAGCAGCAGCTGTAGCTGTAGTAGATGGGTTCGGCGGTGGCGGTACGAATGTGGGCATGTGGAATTCCTCCTTCTTGAACACACCTTGCCGAGTCTTCCCGAAGCATGCAAGCAATCTATTCTTGGCGTCCTCCTGTTCCTTCTGGAACGCAGCCTCGAATTGCTTGCGCGTCTCCTCAGGGATGTCTTCATACTTGATGTCAATGGGAGTTGCATCTATCTTGGGGTCAACCTTATCACCGGCCATTGCGCCCGATGAACTCAGatctgtccccagcggagtcgccaaaaagtatgttgacgcaagATTGGCCAACACACAAGTGCTAGAATGCGCGGATCGCAATGATCAGATCACCAGCGATGAACTCCGGCGACCGGACAGACCGACAACACCGCGAaacctagaacctcaagctcgggagggaccccgtcgaagCTCGAatatctagggttgtcttgaggtcagcaggccactcaagacgcccttgaacaccgtagagacgagcaaagaacagcacgaggttggaaaagctagggtttggagaaaaataggaaaagtgtaaattgattgattcgattgggtagaacgacctcaatcggccgtggcctttatatttataggccggggaagacataCCCCTTCCAAATTGAGTTACAAATGGATTCCAAATTACAATCCCTAACTCTACTCGGACTGCacaggcccagaccggtctgaccggtcggcctcggtgtTTGCCCATTTTGGCATCCAACAGGAAGCAGGGCATGGCAGAAATGGCCGGCAGCGCACAAGCTCAACCGAGATGGCTCTAGCCGGACCGCCCGAGAAGACCTCATCGAAGGCGCACGGGTGCAGAGGCAAGAAGAAACTTGGTTCATCACTTTTTCAGCAAAGTTGCTGCCTGATCCTCAAGAACCGAATGACTGCAACTTAATTCCCCTGGCAGATTCAGCTCAGCCTGCTCCTTGACTAGAGTCCGATGCAAGATAGTTCATGCGTATATATATAATGGAAGATCTATTTATAAATAGCCAGATTACAATTATTAATTGTGATCCAACTTAGGAGATTATGAGCAAAATTTATGATGTTATATGAACAATAATCAGATTGGATTAATAATCACTATTCAATAAAGGacattgtgtaaatatgataaTTAATTCtttactagtctatcaacccgtgctctcgCACggactaattaaaattaatataggAATGAGGTCAATAACTacaattatctatctcacgtccTTTTCATCTatggaacatatcaggtgcaaaccaacctctccatGCAAACCATGTAAACTCCAATCTGGGcaaccggatcaacatccaagggcatgtgggcattgggtaattttacaattaactgtCCGCCCTTCAATTCGGTAattacacttttgcaaatccccttTTCCACTCCCTCTGCGCCTCCCGTTGGATGTTTGATCCGGtggctcagattgaagtttgcagaGTTTACACGAAGAGGTTGGTTTGTACCTGATATGTTtcctttcatctattaaatattctaacgcatactctaaaatatatatttatcattatgcagatacaatagattttattttgcatcacacctccatatgtatttAATTTATGTTttgttgaactatttgtttgtgaattggtattcttatctcttccgtgatacatgaatatatgatgaCATATATCATGGGTAacatttttatataaacaataatattaataatatattaataatgatagaaatagtaatttataattttatattagTGCACCTTAATATGTTGTTATAAttgtataatttagattcagatttatgagtaatttaatttgtaataataatgatataattggataatttatatgcaaatttagggaagtatttgtattatttttataatggcataggtgggtaatttacacaaagattagggggttactttagatttttattataatggcagaggtaggtaatttagatacatatttagggggttaatttattctatttttataatgacagatgtgggtaatttaatAAGAAATAACAGATCCGATTGTTattaattagagttgttggattgatggttggatgtttctgatttttttgagaatttatagaatttctctattttttcagagtgtccacctaggatcctaggtggctttatGTGGAGGctccaaaggagcctccaatcagtaatagtaagatagtcTTTCGGTAGAATTTCCGGGCTGCCCTCACCGCAGCAGGTGGGCAGGACCTCTGCCTCTCTGCGCCGCCAAACGTCCGCCTCGCGTAGCAGCTCGCCGGAACGCCACCAAGGTCTGGCCGTCtctcccttcccttcccctcCACGTGCCAGCCATCCAAGATTGCAACCCCCTCACCCTGCTTGCCATCCACACCAGATAGATAGAGTTTTCCGAAGAAACCTGCTAGTGGAGGAAAGTCTCCTTGGATAAGAGACATATATAGGGCTAAAGAGAGAGCCAAAAAAGATCTTTCGTGTATAATCCTGCATAATCTCGAATGTTATTAGTTCCGGTATGTATACCAAATAATACAATGCAATCAAAAGTTCCTAGATTCATGGAGATATAGAACAACATATAAGTTATCATGCTTGCATATCCATCATTTGAGTCTCCAACAATTATTCCAATAATTGCATATCCGATTTGCCCTGTGGACGAATATGCAAGAATACGTTTCATGCTTGGATTATCATGAACATTCATCTGCCAAAATTGATAGCACTGACAAGGTTGTTAATTTTTATTATTCTCCAAGAAATGGAACTGGGTGATAAGGCAGTTGGTTGTCTGCTGACGCTAACGAGCTTATCCATCTTCACGTATTACACATTCTGGGTCATTATCTTGGTCAGTAACTTAGGCTTTTGTCAGTTTCAATTGAAGTACAACTGTAATAATTTCTGAATGGTTATTATTTTGTTTCTCTTATTCCCACCTAGCCCTTCGTTGGCAGTGACCACTTTGTGCACAAGTACTTCCTGCCTCAAGAGTATGCTATTTTGATACCAGTGATTGCCGGCGTGGTTCTCCTTTCATTCTTGATCATTTTTGTAGGTCTCGTGATGctcaagtcaaagaagaagaagaagactacTTGATTGGGTTTGGCATATACATTGTAGTATTTATAGCCTTTCATTCTTGACTTACTATGATTATTAAATCCATGAGTTCAGAGTCTATGTAATTGCTAGAATCTCGGTAAACAGTTCCATCATATTGAAGGCGCTCACTCTGTAACTCAGATCTCTATTGTCATTTTTGATTCTCAGATCGATCAACTTAACTAAAAGACGACCACTCAAGTTGTCGGCTTTTCTTTGTTgtgaaatatatttttctatgttGTTGTCCTTTTGAACTGTCGGGTTGTCATTAAGAGCCCAGGTTTTGGAGAGCATGTTTCTGTCGATTGACAAGCAGAGAATGGACAAAAGAGAGAGAATAAAAGAGAGCACCAGCTGCTATAATAGAAGGGTAGGGATACAGTACAGGGGCACAGGAACTACTCTTGCATGGGCGCTAATGGGCAGCCTGCACATGACATTCGTGTGTGTATTCGATGCTGTCATCATACATGGGCTGAGAAAATCAGCTCAAGAGGTTGGTTTCTTGGTTGGTTTCGCATACGTCAGAATGtttcaaacacacacacacaagttcAGTAGTTGTGTGAATATGCAAATTAAATGGGAATGTTTGACGTCAAGACAAGATCAAAACACTAAATGTTCAGTTCCAGTGGTGTCGTGTGTAACGAACAGGGCCCCagaccatttcgagtgattttggtgatcgattgacaacacaatcaatgtgactaatgagtttgttaaGTAAACATTACTAGATTCCAGGAATGAAATAAAAAGTcctagcaaagcaaaacacaaagaaTAGAACTCAAAAAAAcgttgaattggacgagttttacagaaaacagctgcaccggttaaactgacgaccCCACCATCAGTTCATCCAATGGCTGCCGGATACACCGACGGCCATGCATCGGTACAATTTGGGGCGCCAAACGGGATCAAGTCAAGTCAGCCCTTTGGCACCGGTTTAACTGACGGGTAACttaaaggcatcggtgcaatcactATACTATTGCCTAGAGACAATGTCAAGTGCGCAGGagtcaagtcttcagcaccggttgaactgacggtCACCGGAgcattgcgtcggtgcaatgacgtcagctgaAGTGGACCAAGTGCAACGACTATGTGACGACTAagtatcaccggtttaaccgacgcccaagcatggtttaaccgatggttgCAAGAGTTGCTGCAGCTTTGTCAGGGAAGTCAATGGCTACTAGTCGGTCCAGTGTGACCAGTTTAACCAATGCTACACCATCGATTTAACCGACGCATTCGCAGAAGAAGGGCAACGGCCAGTAGTGGCTACTCTGAgttggagggctatatatatgggtaCCCCTGGACATTTGAAGCTTACTGAAATTGCTAGAAGTCAtacccacacccaagaacacctccaagccatccaagtacttagtgatcaaatctttagtccttagcacacctttgagagtgttagtgctaggtttaGCTTttgagagagtgtgagagcaaggtgttgAACCCATTgtgctggttctagagtgaaccaacttgtatctcggtgcgccggccatccttggagtcttggtggctcgccggcatgttttcgaccctccggcttggtgtgaagcggcgtcgacaactttgtgcgggggatgtggagaccccATCCTTCGTGGGCAAGCACCTTTGTGAAAAGCGGGATCAAAGTGACCGTggttgtgttcacggaagagacttgattgccgggaagcaatactcttcgtgagtgcttcaacaaagtggatgtaggtgtgcctttgtagctaaccgaaccacaggataaattctcgtgtcgagagtttgcttcatctcaTCCCATCTTTACGTTTCCGCGTTTCATAttacaacttgtgtgcctttacttccatagagtagtatcttgataggattggctataagttgctaaattcttttgggatgagggtttctcACTAGTCGAACCATAGTTTCACATTTAGATAGCaagttttagtttaaatttatgtgcaaatagttggagccGTAGGTTAAGATTTTTAAGTTGGCTAATTTATCTCTTCTCCTATTAagttagagcacccgatcactttcatcgtggacactttttttttctttgcgaaGTTCGATCTGGTTCGACATGATCGCCTGCTGGCTGGTCACTACCCGACATCCTGCATCAGTTCATGACGCGCCTCCCGTGTTGTTGGACTTACGACGGTTGGAAAGTCGTCTGTGCTGCAACGTCGTCAGTCTCTAAACAAATAGTGCACGCCGAAACATTCGGTAGCAACTCGTGTTTCTCGCCATGCATAGACGAGGCGCTAGAGCTACCTAGCTAGCTGCTAAAGTCATCATCGCTCGTAGTAGTACAAGCAAGCCGTCGTCTTCCTCGCCAGGCCTTGTTGCTTGGGTCCATCGACCTTCTTTAATTTGTCTTATGTTAATTACTTACATGCACATACTATCCACCTAGCCGTTTAGCTTGTGTACAAGCCGTGTAAACGCTAAGTGGCCAGCGATGTCCGTTTAGTCAGTTTTTTAGCATGTTTAATAACCATATAATCTGTTTAAATGACCGTTTAGTCTGAATAAATAGTTAAATGGTAGCCGACCGACTGTTTAGTATTTACCATTTAAGCTAATATTGCTTGCACATGTACGATTATGAAGCTTGCTGAACTCTGATTGTGGATGAAGGGTCGACAACTGAGCAGGAAAATTGTTTAGGTTCAGAGATGAGTGATACGTGTATAGAGATAATTAATTAGCAGGCTGTAGCTTAGTGTACGAGTTCTCATTTGTTCAGATTTTGTATAGGTGTAGGCCGCTCTGATTGATGCCTCAATTTCTCTTATTTTTCAATGTACTAGTGGAGATGTACATGCCACATGCACGTgcgtaaaaaaaattatttaaaaatattggATTACATCAAATGACTACTAGAAATTAAGCTTATTTATTAATAATTTATTCCTTTGATGAAAGTCTATATATAAATAAAGAATATTATTACTTATGGGCACGACCATTGGTCCAAAAATAAATATTGGAAGGATGTCAAACATAAAAGGTAGGATAATCACCTCACaaccaaaaataaaagaaattgaGAGATTTTAGGATATCAAATAAGTCTTACCAAAAAATCATTGTCACCTGGTATACGAACAATGGAAAGTAATAAGTGGGTACAAAAGAAAATATTGAAAGGGTGTCAAAGATAAATTGGCGCCTGGTATACGAACATATTCCATGTCTCGATCGTGAACTAGATTGAGAGATCAAAATTGGCGGGAATGCAAATTGCAAAAACTAGCGGGAAACATAATCGAAACTTTCAAATTGAAATCGGTGAATTTTTTAGCGGGTGGGAACCCATTTCCAGTGACGGGCtaccccctcacccgccccaCCCGCTGCTACAAACGGGTGACGGGAtagcccgcccctggaaatgggTTTGTAGGGACGGGTAACGTACCAGCCACTGCAAACAActatttttagctgcgaaaatTTGCAACGGGTGTGCTACCCGCCTCTAAAATTGTGTTTTTACCGGCTCCTAAATTTCCTTTTTACAACGAAAAGGAAAGAAATGGAGAGCCAGACGGAGCCAGactgcgcgccgcgcgcggtgCACGGATGATATTCACGTAGAACCTTTATTTTTCTTGTTCATATCCAACTCATCTTGGGTTGGCCTGACCACTTCGATCGAGATCGTGTCCTTGTGTTTCGTAGCTTTTTTATGCTCATCGGAACATCAGAGCATTTGATTCATACTGAACGTTGCCGCCATCCCTATTAGCACGTACTGTGGCATGCATGTATGTATTCCGTTTGGTCACTAATAAGTTGAGGAGGAGCTTTGCATCCAATGTTTTTCTGGTCGCATTActaaaaatgatttgtagcaacgTCTCGAATTTTTTTAGGGGTGGATCAAAATGTCACCCGTTCTTACAAATGGAGCGTGAGTACTGTAGCAACCGAGCCGcccttaaaaaattatttgtagaGGTGGCTCACCGCCTCatctgcccctacaaatgagCGCCATGGGTGAGAcgcccctaaaaatgaattttataGAGGCGGTTCATCCAAaaacctgcccctaaaaatagcaCCCATTTTCGAAGGTGGCTGAGGGGGTGAAATGCCCTACAAATTGtattttttaggggcggctcacctCCCAACCCACCCCTAAAATTATCTATTAAAATCATGACACCTTCTTCCTGCTCCCAACCCCTTATTGTTTGCTCGGGAGAGGAGCTCCCCCAAGAtctgaaaaagaaagaaaaaatgggGGAGATTTTGAACTTGATTTCCTTCGAGTTGGGGGCTCTAGGAGGTAAGTTGACACTAATTCCTTGTCATTTCTAAGCTCTTTTGTTAGATTTACAGCTCAAATGGAGCTCTCTTTGCCTCTAAGTAGCTTTAGATCTCCATGGTGTGGATTAGCCATTTGAGACACCATTTGGCTCAAACTTTTGGATGAAGTTGTGCTATTTTAGTAGGAGAATAAGATTATGTGATCATTTTGACTCGATCTATAGTTTTTAGCCGCATTGTTATGTAAATAATGCCCTAGAtctatggaggagagagaagaagatttgttttttttcatatttttcaaagatgcatgttagatttttttttcaacattTAGTGGTAAAATAATATGTCGAGTTTTTTATTTAGTACAAGTTAAATTGACTTTTTTCCACACCTATGCATATATAGAAGTATATATTTATATCAATTTAGGGCTCCATTTCTTTTGATAAAAAGATTTGATTTTTTTCTATCTTTACACACATGCATGTTAGATTTTGTCCCCAATACATAGTGGTACAATAATAGGTTGGAaatcaattttttatttagtattaGTTAAATTGACTTTTTGAACacctatacatatatataagtatATATTTATGTGAATTTAGAAGTCTATTTGTTTCGAATAAATGAtttcatttaattttttttctatctttACACACACTACCGGATTTCGagactttgtcgtgtgccccaAGCACATGGCAACGCCTCTAAGTCACATGGCGAAGTTTTCGCCGAGGGTGGCAGACGGCGAACCGCCGACGGCAGCCACAGGCACAACAAATGCCTAGTTTACTGTGTGCCAAAtcttgggcacacggcaaagtcctTCGCCGTGTGTATTTCCAGGTACacgacaaaaaaaattaaagagaCAGCGTGACAGAGGACTGACAGCATCGGGGTGAGTTCGTTGTGTGCCTTAGgagtggcacacggcgaagatgaTGACTGCCGTGTGCCTTGGGAGGTGGCACACGGCAACCCCGTGGGGAGGGGCCCAGCGCCACAGCGGCTTCGTTGTGTGCTGGTtctgtggcacacggcaacAATAAaagcttcgccgtgtgccacggcgacggcacacggcgaagcttGGTCAGTTCTCCGTGTGCCAAGGCCACAACACACGGCGAAATAATGTCCTAGGCCAGCCCAAATGGTCACTTTACCGTGTGCCATGGCTGTCACGGGGATTTTGAGTTGTCTCTTTTGACCATCACTAGAGTCTAGCTCCAGCCACCTAGAGGATTTACATTTTATACAGTAGTTTGCATCTACATGTTCTTTCCTAAACAATATGCATCCCttcggacaagcatgtatcttctcctATGGCATCTTAAGAGTACGAAGAAGTTTATGTGCCTCATACATGCTCTTTGTAAGAATGTGACCTTCCGGAAGCAGACTGCCAAAAACCGTCAACATTTTGTCGAAGCCGTCCTGACTACTGCCACACTCAGACTTTAGGGCCAGTACTCATGCAATGGCATCGAATTGAGAAATATTGGTATGCTCGTGAAGTGGTTTCTGTGCCGCAGACAACATGTCATAATATTGCTTTGCGGTTGGCTCTGCCGGTTCCTCTCTAGGTACTTCATCGAAGTGTGCTTAATGAAAGTCAGCTAACATATCTCCGCACCCGGCATCAGCATCATAATCATCGATGCGTTGTCTGACGACCTCTTCTCTCGCACGATGGGCTTCAACATGGCAGATCCACTAGGTATAGTTTGCCACAAACCAATTTGTGACAATGTGTTTACCCATAGTGAGCTGTGATTGATGTATCTTGGTTTCACACTTGCTGCATGGACATGGTATTCTACTCTGTCCTATCTCAAATGCCTTTTTCAGGAAGTCATTGACCTTTAGAGCAAAC
The genomic region above belongs to Panicum virgatum strain AP13 chromosome 8N, P.virgatum_v5, whole genome shotgun sequence and contains:
- the LOC120685482 gene encoding dolichol-phosphate mannose synthase subunit 2-like; its protein translation is MELGDKAVGCLLTLTSLSIFTYYTFWVIILPFVGSDHFVHKYFLPQEYAILIPVIAGVVLLSFLIIFVGLVMLKSKKKKKTT